The Onychomys torridus chromosome X, mOncTor1.1, whole genome shotgun sequence genomic interval agcactgggagggaaaAACAGGGGCAATTTactccagtactgggaagcagaggcagggaaattTAATCCGTGtgcaggaggcagtggcagggcaattaattccaacactcaggaggttgatGCAGTGGAATTTATCACCAGGGCTACGAGGCAGATCTAGGGgatttaaatccagcactcaggaagctgatgcagggggatttaatcccaacaatgggagggagaggaaaggtgatataatcccagcacataggtaTCAGAGGCAGGCCATATATATTTACAGCACTGGAAGTCAGACACAGGATTGATTTTCAGAACTTGGAGACAGATGCTGGAGtatttaattccaccacttggcATGTTGAAGCAGGAAATTTAATTCCTTGAATGGAAGGATAGTCAAGGGTGTTTAAGTCCATCACTgttgaggcagaggtagggggttTTAATCtaagccctgggaggcagaggcaggaggatataattccatcactgggaggcagaggaaggagaatttaATCCCAACATAGGGAacaagaggcagggggatttaataccATCAATTGTATGCTGAGGAGGTGtatttattctcagcactgggaaccagaggcagggggattcaaTATCATCACCAGGGACAGAGGCAAGGGGATTTAATTGCAGCACTGGGGAATCTGATACAGGGGAATTTAATCACAGCAGTTTAGAGGTAGATGCAGTGATTTATTCCCCTCACTctgaggtagaggaaggaggatttaATCCCTGCATGTGGGAGACTGAGCCATAGACCAGAgaatttattcccagcactcgggaggcagaggcaggtgcatttaATTTCAGCTCACAGGGGGCTGTTTCAGAGGGATATAATCCCTGCACTGTGAGGGAGAGGCATTGGgatataatcctagcactctggagtcagaggcaggtgtattTAATCCCATAACATGGGGCAGAGCCAggggtatttaatcccagcactctaattCAGAAGCAGGGGGTTGAATAACAGCAAtctgaggcagagccaagtggatttTTTCTCAGCaatgggagccagagacagggatatttaattccagcacagtgGATGATGATACATGGGAATTTAATTCCATgactgggaggcagaatcaggggGATTTAATGCCAtcactgggagcagaggcagggtaTTTAATCCAAGCAATGGAAGGCAGGTGCAGCGTGATTAAATCCCAGCAAtggaaggcagatgcagggggatttaatccctgcatttgggagacagagacagaggccagaggatttaatcccagcgttTGTGACAcagatgcagggggatttaatcccagtaATTTGAGGAAGAGACAAGTGGATATATTatcagcactctgaggcagaaaCCTGAGGATTTAATTCTAGAAATAGGGGGTCTCATAAAAGGGgatttaattccagtactggggggGGGAGACAAAGGGGATGATAActccaacactgggaggcagaaacagagggatttaatcccagcaatgggaggcagagtcagggggatttaataccagcactaggagACAGGTAGgggaatttaatcccagcagttggaggcagaagctgaaggATTTAATTCTACCACTCAGACACTCAGAATGCTGATGCAGGGGGATTcaaatcccagaactgggaggcagaggcagagactttttattccagtactcagaggcagagcgAGGGAGTACATCCcaacacagggaggcagaggcagggggggttaattgcagcactcaggcagctgttgcagctctctctctctctccctctccctctccctctcccccctccctctccctctcccccccctctctctctttctccctcccttcttccgtccatccctcccttcctcccttcttccattctctctctctcaaacacacacacatacacacacacacacacacacacacacacaattcatggATTTTTTAATGCATACCATGAATACAGTCTGGAGCTGGCTCTATTAAAGACTGCTTTAACTCCTGAGATTGCctattcctctcttcctcctcctctgtttctgtctctctgtctctctctctgtctctctgtctctgtctctctgtcactgtctctctctgtctctctgtctctctgtctctctctctctctctctctctctctctctctctctctctctctcacacacacacacacacatacacacacaccctgaattCATGGATTATTTTGCAAAAGGTGAATGCTGTCTGGAGCTGGCTCTCTTAAAGACTGTTTTACCTCCTCTGTTTGCCTCCTccacatcttcctcctcctcctcctcctcctcctcctcctcctcctcctcctcctcttgctcatcctctctgtctctctctgtctctgtctctctctctctacacacacacacacacacgcatatgtatatttatatcatatcgtATTCTCTTTTTGAAAGTCTCTCTTGTTCTCACTCTCCTGCCTACTTTTCATTGTCTTTCCTCAGCTCCCTCTGCATAcccacatacatgttcacacattCTCTCATTCCTATTTCTTCCTCTCATAGCCAAACAGTGCAGAAATATATGTTAAATTTTCAGGGTCTgacccattctcataacacatggTAAGTCACATAGTTTTTCTCAGGCTAGGTAGCtctcactgactggccagtgggtAACACTTGGCCAAGCATGTAGCCTGAGTGGTTATTGTTCCCAGACAcagaatgacattgaaattcagacTAAAGAAAAAGACTTTTTTGATTATAATTTGAGTTGTtggagtacatgcagaaagagaaTTATTGCAGGGGTTATGTCTACCAGTGTTGCTTCAGTTCTGATCTTGATTTAGCAAATAACAAATTGAATTTATGTCTGTgttctctgcaagggcagttagtctgttttgaatttgtccTGAAATCTAAATTTAGCTGTCTTTTGTGAATGAGAATACtattactttcctgtgtcagttacAAAAAATATTCTAGGACTATTTTTATTGATCAGAATGCCACATCTGAAACAGAAATAGTCTTTCTGACCATCCATAGCTGTAAGTGTGcccaaagatggaatattttttaaGAGACAAACACATAAGCAGTGGGGAAAATACTCGTAGCTGTTATTAGGGCAGAAATGAAGTGGCACATGAGATAAATTTCAGACAGAAACCACCAGTCATTTACAGTCAATGAGCACCATTTAAATCTGTCTCTGTGCAGTATATATAATAATAGCTGTCCCGCTCCCTCCCCTGACACACAGACCCTTGTTCTCAGTCTCTGTTACCTTCAGAGAAGGACTCACATCACACCTCAGAAGCTGGTCCATGTTTGCAGTAGTGGAACACCCCAGAAGAAAGAGATACCCCTTACAATTTCGAGAAGCCCTGAGAAGAATGGGCAATTGAAATACACACTCGTTTATGAATTTATGGCTTCAAAAATGGCATGGAGAATAAAAAGGTGGGCCACATTGTAGTGGAGGAAAGAAGCCTACACTGATACtataaaatgcagaaaaacaTAGGTGCAGATACTCACAAAGGCCAAGCATGGATGTCCCACAGACATATGCCCTCTCTTCCTACAGAATTAGATAACTAAGGCACTTGACATGAGGGGAATAGATCCAGAGCTAGGCCCAACAAGGAACATCATGGTTTCTTATCAATTAAGTGTGTCTTCTAAGGTAAGTTCCCATACCAAAACACTCAGGAGGTTCACAGCCTGCCCCAACCATCAATCCTTGGAGGTATATGCAGGGCAATTGCATTAATTACTATCAGAAGTGTCCAAAAAGTAATGAGTTCATAGAGTGAATGGAGGGTCCTTTAGTCAGAGAAGTCCTCTGAGTATGGTCAGAAATCAGATAAAGATTTCATGGGAGAAATCAGAGTATTTCTTCCCTGCTAGGAGCCTACATTTTCTGTGTAGTAGTAATGGGTCAGACCCACATTTACTCCCATGCTATGAGGCTGTATCTGAAATAGTGGTAAAGGATGTCAGTTAGCGGAAATGGCCTAATATTTCTACTCGGAAGTTTAAGTCATGTATTAGGAAAATACATACAAAAGAGTATATCACAGCAAGACAATTAGAAAGGGGTAGCAGAGAGAGGTTCATGATTTCACAGATCTTGCTTGAAGATTCTCACTGGAAACTGAGAGGGCCCCCACAACTCTAAGGAGCTAGAAGGCATGAGTGCCAGCCTGCTGCATTCAGCTAAGCCCACCAGAGGCAGTAATGATAGGCTGTAAACCTAGAATTAATCTGCTTCTTCCTTAGGGAACAGGCAGTTGAGAACAGACGGCCAGTAGATTCCTAACATTGGTGCTCTCCTGGAAACATGCAGAGGCTAACTTAGATAAATAAGCAAAGGGTGGATTCTCCTGGATGAAAGTGCACTTAATTTCGTTCTCCCCTTGGCAGGTGTCTGTGTCTCCAGCATCCTGCCCCCACATCTTGCTGTCGTCCCTAGCCAGGTCATCATGCCTCGTGGTCAGAAGAGTAAGCGCCATGCCCGGAAGAAATGCCACCAGACCCGAGATGAGGGTCAGGCTTGTGGAGGTGTTCAGTAAATAGCAGAGGAATCAGGAGAGGCAGCAGAAAAGTCCTCTGCCGCCTCCCAGACCCAGCCTGGGGCTGAGTCttccagcactcctgaggctCCTCAGAAAGCAACACCATCTGCCTCAAGCACTCTGAGTATTTCTTCCTTGGAATCACATGAGAGTTCCTGTGAGGGAAGTGAAGAATTCAAGGAAAAGGAATGCCCTGTTGAGGACAAGCCCTGCACCATCCTTCCTCACCAAGAAATGGTAGCAAGAAAGGTAGTGGTGCTCTTACAGCACTTGCTCCACAACTTCAATCTGAAGAAGCTTACTACTAAGGAAGACATGCTGAAGCTTATCACCAAGAAGTATGAATACGACTTCCCTGAGATCTTCAGAAAAGCCTCTCAGAAGCTGGAAGATGCCTTTGAGGTGGAAGTGAGGGAAGTCAACTCCAGTGAGCCCTCATACAACCTCATCAGCAAGCTGAAGCTCCCCAACAATGGGAGGATTCGTGCTGGCAGAGGCTTTCCCAAGACTGCTTTCGTGATGTGTGTCCTAGGAATCATCCTCATTAGGGACAATTGTGCCAGTGAAGAAGACGTCTGGAAAATCCTGAAGAAGCAGCGAATCTATCCAGGGAAGAAGCACCGCATCTTTGGCGAGCCCCGGAAGCTCATGACCCATTATTTAGTGAAGCTGAAGTTCCTGGAGTACAGGCAGGTGGCAGGCAGTGATCCCCCACGCTATGAGTTCCTGTGGGGTCCCCAAGCCTATGCTGAAACAAGCAAGATCAAAGTCCTGGAATATTTGGCCAAGATAAACCAAACAACACCTAGTGCCATCTCTGCCATTCATGTAGAGGCTTTGAAAGATTACCAAGGAcaaacagaagccagagatgTAGATGATTCCGATGCCACTGACCAAATGAGTGAAGATTCCTCAGTAAAATTACCAGCAAATTCCACTGTCCCCGTTGACCCTTAAAGTTTTCCTGTCATTGAGATAAGGACATAAAGCATGACAAAGAAGGTTTGCTTGGAAATATGAAATAATCTTAGAGTTAGTAGGTCAGTACACTGGGAAGAGCAGGGGATTAGAACATAGTTAAATCTAGTCCCCTTTAATTGCATTCATTATGTGGTTTGGTAAAGTTAAACGCAATAAATGGAATTAAATGTTTCCCCTGGCTtgtaaaaaaaagtcaataaaagtcaaatgtttatgaattagactttgtgtttatttactgatattgaatgtatatatatatcaaatatattatCTTTAGAAGTCCATGTGAAAGTATTAGAATGGTAATATAATATTTCAGTCTcctattttagaaatttttagCCAATATCTGCAGTTTTATCAGTAAAATTGGATTTCCTCTTTTTGACTTAATGTaaagtaaaaaatgaataagGACATTAGTGTTTCTTATGAGAACAatcaaggaggaggaaggattgttggAGCCAGGGGGATCAAGGACCTCAGGAGACCATGGTCCAGAGAATCATCTAAGCTTGGCTCATAGGGCATCACAGAGACTGACTGTAGTAGCAATCCCAGAGCAGCATGAATCTAagttaggccctctgcatatatgttgtgatTGTTTAGCTTGGGGATTTTGTGGGAATCCTAAGAATTGGAGTGGGGAGCCTTTTGCCTGTTTGGGGAACATTTTCCCTCCACTTGGTTGCCTCATCCTGACTTGATATGAGTGTTTGTGCCTCATAtcattgcatcttgttatgccatgttcaggtGAAATTGCTAGAGGCCTGCTCTTTGTGAAGGGGAATAGAGGGCAAAGCatcctgggaagaagggaggtggggtgtgtgttACTGAAAtgtgtggagggaaggaaggctgtggtcagaatgtattgtatgaaagaagaataaatacaaaagaaaaagaaaaactacagtgGACAAGAATGAGAAATATTTTGCTTCCCCCATTTACTAGATTACAATGCTCAAATAGACATTCTTTGTGTATTGCTGGATAGTTACTGAAGGGTAAGAGTAATATCCCCCT includes:
- the LOC118574706 gene encoding melanoma-associated antigen B5-like, which codes for MTTGKLGPLQTVQWQQGEKSSVPEQEEVRGVPSQAAHSAGPGNSSPSLLVQGVCVSSILPPHLAVVPSQVIMPRGQKSKRHARKKCHQTRDEGQACGGVHTPEAPQKATPSASSTLSISSLESHESSCEGSEEFKEKECPVEDKPCTILPHQEMVARKVVVLLQHLLHNFNLKKLTTKEDMLKLITKKYEYDFPEIFRKASQKLEDAFEVEVREVNSSEPSYNLISKLKLPNNGRIRAGRGFPKTAFVMCVLGIILIRDNCASEEDVWKILKKQRIYPGKKHRIFGEPRKLMTHYLVKLKFLEYRQVAGSDPPRYEFLWGPQAYAETSKIKVLEYLAKINQTTPSAISAIHVEALKDYQGQTEARDVDDSDATDQMSEDSSVKLPANSTVPVDP